Within Streptomyces antibioticus, the genomic segment TGTGGAGCTGCTGAGGGACGGTCTGGTCGGGCCAGCTCGGAGCACGGTAGGCGTCGACGCGCTGAAACCCGATGAAGAGCCCGTGCTCACCGTTGAGTCCCGCGAAGTCGGCGTCCGACTTCGGATGCGGTTCGAGGCCGGTGGCCTGCTGGTAGAACGCGGCCAGGGCCAACGGGTCGGGGCAGTCGAGATTGATCGCGATCAACTTCATCCGCACGGAGACTACGCGGCCGTGTCGGCGAAGCGGACCCGTACCGCGACCAAGGCGCCCTTCGCGTCCAGGTCGGCCGACACGGGGAAGTAGCCGTCGCCCCAGGTCGTCATCGCGCAGAGAAGGCGGGCGTCGCCGATGTCCACGGTTCCGGACTCGGTCTCGGAGGCGCGGACCTGGCGCATGACCTGCCAGTGGTGGGAGTGGGGGCGGAAGTCCACCATCAGGCCCCGCCCGGGCTGCTCCTCCTTCCACTTCTGCACGGCGAGGGCCTTCTCCACCGCCTCCGTCACGGCCAGCCCGGTCCATCCGCGGACACCGTCCTCGCCGGGCTCCCCCAGTTCCGGTGCCGCGAACGCCTCGGCGGCTTCGTCCGCGGCGGCGCCCCAGAACGCGACGTCGGCCAGGCCGTCCACCGGATCGTCGTGCCGCCAGGCGTTCAGGGCGTCGGCGTCACCGAAGAGCACCCGGCCCCAGTCGACGCCGATGTCCCCCAGTGGCACGGACGACTCCACCTCGGCGTCGCTCACCCGGACCGACATCTCGGCCCAGCGCACACCGTCCCCGGCGTCGACCCGTGACGCCAGCACCGGCAGGTGACGGTCACGGGGCACCCCGCCGACCACGACGACCGGCACCCCGAACATCAGAAAACTCCCACCGCCTTCAGCGGCAGTCCGCCGCACACGCCGCGCATGCGACTCACGGCCCGGCAACGCCTCCAGACGGGCATCCAGCCCGGCACCCCGACAGTGCTCCTCGAACATCGCCGTCAGCTCCGCCGCCCGGGAGGCGGGGATGTCGTGCAGCACCCGGCCCGGCTGCCGATCAAAACTACGGACCGCCGCCGAGGCATCCGGCCCGACGCCGACGAGGTCGACCGAACCGAGCACATCGGCAACCATCGCCGGATCGTCGACACCGAGCAGCGCCGGGTCGATCTCCGCGGGCGACCGCTCCCCACTCCACAGCCCCAGATGCCCACCGTCCACCAGGACCAGAATCCCCGCCGGACAACTGATCTCACCGAGCCTGTAGATCGTTTCCATGGCGCGGGAGTCTACGGTCGCCGTCGGGAGTCCTACGAAGAGGCCGCGCGCCGGGAGTTGGGCGAGGAACAGGGCGTCCTTCACCTTGCGGTGCCGCACCTGCTCGCCGACGAAGTCGCATGGCACGGGTGGTTGGAGGAGTCCGAGTTGTTCGAGTTCATGGGGCGGCGGGCCTTTACGCCGGACAGCAGGCCGATGCTCGACCGGTATCTCCGCGCCTCAGGGCGGTGAGCGTCTCGGCGTCACAGCGCGATCAACCCCGCCACCGTCCCCCTGAAGCCGCACGCGTCGAAGTAGAACGGCCGCAGGTGTTCTTCGAAGTCGACGTGCAGCCACTCGCACCCCGCCGTGCGGGAGCCCTCGGCGGCGACCTTGATCAGGGTGGCGCCCACGCCGTTCGAGCGGCTGTGTCGGGCGACGACCGTGTCCAGGATGAAGGCGTGGACTCCGCCGTCCCAGGCGACGTTGACGAAGCCGACCAGGCGATCGTCTTCGCGGGCGCAGACCCAGCCGAGGCTGTGGCGTTGGAGGCGGGTGCGCCAGTCCGTCCGGCCCACCGGGTGGTCGAACCCTTCGGCGTGCAGTGCGTTGAGGGCCGAGTTGTCGATGTCGCCTCGCCACTCGTATCTGATCGTCATGGTGCGAAGTCAACAGCCTCGTCCCCGTCGAACGGCTGGGGCAGGATGGACTCACGTCACTGCGGTGGCGTTCGTGGCCGGCGGAAGGAAAAGGAAGAGGGGGACCCGAAGCATGTCCGCGGACGACTGGTACCTCACCGAAGACGTCGACGACTTCCTCGCGCGTGCCGGAGGGTTTCTGCGTTCGCGGCCCGGGGCGCACGTCATGCAGCTCACCTGGGCCGAGCGGGTGCGGGTGCGGGGCCTGGCCGCTCTCTTCGGTGTGTCGGGGCGGGGGCGTGAGGTCCACGGCACCTTCTTCCGGCTCCAAGACCGTGGTCTCGGGCTCTCCCCCCTCACCCCCGAGCAGGCCGACTCCCTCGCCGCCCGGCTGGCCGCCCTGGGGCACGCCGTGCCGTCCGTCAGCGCGGACGAGCGGACCGCCGTCGCCTTCGCCGAGGCGTGGCGGCGGCACAGCGGGGTCGCGGCGACACCCCGTGACCTGCGGCTCCGTCTGTACCGGCTCGGCACGCTCACCCCGCCGGAGCCACCACCGGCGGGCCGGGCTCGTGTGCTGGGCGAGCAGGATCTCGACCAAGTCGTCTTCTGGTGCGGCAAGTTCGCGAGATCTGTCGGCGAGGACGTCTTCCTCGACGCCGCCACCTGGGCCGGCAGCCGCTTCGCCGACAAGCGCTACACGCTCTGGGAGACCCCGGACGGCACCCCCGTCTCCGTCGCCGGCGCCAACCCGCTGATCGGCGGCCAGATCCAGGTGGACGTCGTCCACACCCCGGCCCACCTGCGCGGACGCGGCTACGCGGGCGCCGTCGTGACGGAGGTGAGCCGGGCCGCGCTGGCCGCGGGCGCGCAGGACGTCGTCCTGTTCGCGGACCTCTCCAACCCCACCAGCAACGCCCTCTACCAGCGCCTCGGCTACCGCACCCTCACCGACTGGGCGGGGTACGACTTCGACGGCGGATGAGGTCCCAGGGCCGAAGTGGCGTTCCAGTGCCGAAGTGGGGCTCCCGGGCCCGGCCGGTAGGGTCCCGGCATGGTCGTCGCCCGTTCCGTCGCTCTGTTCGCAGTCGCCGCTCTCTTCGAGATCGGTGGCGCCTGGCTGGTCTGGCAGGGCATCCGCGAGCACAGGGGCTGGGTCTGGATCGGGGCCGGAGTCGTCGCGCTGGGGCTCTACGGCGTGGTCGCGACCCTCCAGTCCGACGACAACTTCGGCCGCATCCTCGCCGCGTACGGCGGGGTCTTCGTCGCCGGGTCCATCGCCTGGGGCATGGTCGCCGACGGCTACCGGCCCGACCGCTGGGACGTCGCCGGCGCCCTGGTGTGCCTCGCGGGGATGGCCGTCATCATGTACGCGCCGCGCGGGAACTGACCAAACGATCAGCGGTCAGCGTTGAGCGGTCCGCGGTGAGCGGTCCACGATCAGTCGTCGGCCTTGCCGAACCACCTCGGGAGTCGGCCGAGCAGCTCCCGCTGGTCCTCCCCCGCCCACGCCACGTGCCCGTCCGGGCGGAGCAGGACCGCCGGGACGTCGAGTTCCTCGCTGACGTCCACGACGTGGTCGACCCGGTCCCCCCAGCCCGCCACCGACAACCGGCCGGTCTGGTCGAGCAGGAGGCCGCGGCCGGTGCGCGTCAGCTCGTAGAGGCGGCCGCGCTTCAGGGTGATGTCCCGCATGCGGCGGCCGAGCAGCTCGTGGCCGTCGCCGAAATCGTCGCCGAAGTCGTAGCGGACGCCGATGGCGGTGATCTTCTCGATCAGGTGGCGGTTGACGTCCTCGAATTCGACGAGTTCCGACAGCAGCCGGCGCACCGCCTGCGGGCCGGGGGCGGTGGACATCAGCTCCATCTGCGCGCGGGTGTTGTCCAGCACGGCGGTCGCCACCGGGTGCCGTTCGGCGTGGTAGCTGTCCAGGAGGTCCGGCGGCGCCCAGCCGGCCACCTCTGCGGCCAGCTTCCAGCCCAGGTTGAACGCGTCCTGGACACCGAGGTTCAGCCCCTGCCCGCCGGTCGGCGGGTGGATGTGCGCGGCGTCGCCGGCCAGCAGCACCCGGCCGACCCGGTAGCGCTCGGCCTGCCGGGTGGCGTCGCCGAAGCGGGAGAGCCAGCGCGGCGCGTGCACGCCGAAGTCGGTACCGGCGTACGCCCGGAGCTGCCGCTTGAAGTCGTCCAGGGTCGGCGGGACCGTGCGGTCCTCGGCCACCCCGTCGGCGGGTACGACGACACGGTAGGCGCCGTCTCCGAGCGGCCCGAGGCCGAACCTCTTCTCGGTCTCGCGCACCCGGGCCACCACGGCGGCCAGCTCCTCCGGTTCCGTCGTCACCCGCATCTCGCCCAGCAGCGTCTCGACCCGGGCGGGCTCGCCGGGGAAGCCGACGCCGAGCAGCTTGCGCACGGTGCTGCGGCCGCCGTCGCAGCCGACGAGATGGCGGGCGCGCAGCCGGGTGCCGTCGGCGAGGTCGACGGTCACGCCGTCGTCGTCCTGGCTCAGGCCGACCAGTTCGTGGCCGCGCCGGATCTCGGCGCCGAGGTCCGTGGCGTGCTCGGCGAGCAGACGGTCGGTGACGGTCTGCGGGATGCCGAGGACGTACGAGTGCGCGGTGTCCAGCCGTTCGGGCCAGCGGGTGCCGAGGCCGGCGAAGAAGCCGCCGACCCTGTGCTGGGTGCCGTGCGCGAGGAAGCGTTCCAGCAGGCCGCGCTGATCCATCACCTCGATGCTGCGCACGTGCAGACCGAGCGCGCGGACGACCGGAGTCGGTTCCGGGTCCCGCTCCAGCACG encodes:
- a CDS encoding VOC family protein; translated protein: MKLIAINLDCPDPLALAAFYQQATGLEPHPKSDADFAGLNGEHGLFIGFQRVDAYRAPSWPDQTVPQQLHICFKVDEDLDAAEARLLELGASKPDHQPHGDRARVLLDPAGHPFCILTR
- a CDS encoding GNAT family N-acetyltransferase encodes the protein MTIRYEWRGDIDNSALNALHAEGFDHPVGRTDWRTRLQRHSLGWVCAREDDRLVGFVNVAWDGGVHAFILDTVVARHSRSNGVGATLIKVAAEGSRTAGCEWLHVDFEEHLRPFYFDACGFRGTVAGLIAL
- a CDS encoding GNAT family N-acetyltransferase; the protein is MSADDWYLTEDVDDFLARAGGFLRSRPGAHVMQLTWAERVRVRGLAALFGVSGRGREVHGTFFRLQDRGLGLSPLTPEQADSLAARLAALGHAVPSVSADERTAVAFAEAWRRHSGVAATPRDLRLRLYRLGTLTPPEPPPAGRARVLGEQDLDQVVFWCGKFARSVGEDVFLDAATWAGSRFADKRYTLWETPDGTPVSVAGANPLIGGQIQVDVVHTPAHLRGRGYAGAVVTEVSRAALAAGAQDVVLFADLSNPTSNALYQRLGYRTLTDWAGYDFDGG
- a CDS encoding YnfA family protein; its protein translation is MVVARSVALFAVAALFEIGGAWLVWQGIREHRGWVWIGAGVVALGLYGVVATLQSDDNFGRILAAYGGVFVAGSIAWGMVADGYRPDRWDVAGALVCLAGMAVIMYAPRGN
- the rox gene encoding rifampin monooxygenase is translated as MTDVIVVGAGPTGLMLAAELRLHGVRVLVLERDPEPTPVVRALGLHVRSIEVMDQRGLLERFLAHGTQHRVGGFFAGLGTRWPERLDTAHSYVLGIPQTVTDRLLAEHATDLGAEIRRGHELVGLSQDDDGVTVDLADGTRLRARHLVGCDGGRSTVRKLLGVGFPGEPARVETLLGEMRVTTEPEELAAVVARVRETEKRFGLGPLGDGAYRVVVPADGVAEDRTVPPTLDDFKRQLRAYAGTDFGVHAPRWLSRFGDATRQAERYRVGRVLLAGDAAHIHPPTGGQGLNLGVQDAFNLGWKLAAEVAGWAPPDLLDSYHAERHPVATAVLDNTRAQMELMSTAPGPQAVRRLLSELVEFEDVNRHLIEKITAIGVRYDFGDDFGDGHELLGRRMRDITLKRGRLYELTRTGRGLLLDQTGRLSVAGWGDRVDHVVDVSEELDVPAVLLRPDGHVAWAGEDQRELLGRLPRWFGKADD